One genomic window of Solanum stenotomum isolate F172 chromosome 9, ASM1918654v1, whole genome shotgun sequence includes the following:
- the LOC125877039 gene encoding uncharacterized protein LOC125877039 encodes MTALAQIPINLSPLKTPHDTLYKKTNFLGLKLQRSSCCFTNLSARKVSICSSWYKLGAFKEKNSFLTDKNGILMKEERWGYEKRVVFMKFKQGFGLDGIGDGGGGGGGGGGRDNSETVRVLSNLVLAIGLTYLTMTGQLGWILDAIVSVWILAVLLPILGLGAFIWWAGRDIVQSACPNCGNEFQIFRSTLNDEVQLCPFCTQPFSVVGNKFVRDPVTFSNQSTTFGQAFGDFSTRSKKGKDSSIGIVDIEAEVKDAD; translated from the exons ATGACAGCACTTGCTCAAATTCCCATCAATTTATCACCCTTAAAGACACCACATGATACTTTGtacaaaaaaacaaactttCTTGGGCTGAAATTACAGCGATCCAGTTGTTGTTTCACTAATTTAAGTGCAAGAAAAGTGTCAATTTGTAGTAGTTGGTACAAATTAGGAGCTTTTAAGGAGAAAAACTCATTCTTGACAGATAAAAATGGGATTTTGATGAAGGAGGAGAGATGGGGTTATGAGAAAAGAGTggtttttatgaaatttaaacAAGGGTTTGGATTGGATGGGATtggtgatggtggtggtggtggtggtgggggTGGTGGGAGGGATAATAGTGAGACTGTGAGAGTGTTGAGTAATCTTGTGCTAGCAATTGGGCTTACTTATCTTACTATGACTGGTCAGCTGGGTTGGATCTTGGATGCTATTGTTTCTGTTTGG ATCCTTGCAGTTCTACTTCCAATTTTAGGTTTGGGAGCTTTTATTTGGTGGGCTGGACGAGATATTGTTCAAAGCGCT TGCCCAAACTGCGGgaatgaatttcaaattttcag GTCTACTTTAAATGATGAGGTTCAGCTTTGCCCTTTCTGTACTCAGCCATTCTCAG TTGTTGGTAATAAGTTCGTGAGAGACCCAGTAACGTTCTCCAACCAGTCAACTACATTTGGTCAAGCATTTGGTGATTTCAGTACTCGTTCAAAGAAAG GTAAGGATTCCTCTATCGGAATTGTTGATATAGAAGCAGAAGTTAAGGACGCGGATTAA
- the LOC125876435 gene encoding uncharacterized protein LOC125876435 produces MELDLDRGQVTLIVSSICLMLTLHFSIQLVTEHFTSWKKPKEQKAIIIIVLMAPLYAIVSFIGLVDFMGSKPFFTFLESVKECYEAIVMAKFLGLMYTYLNISISKNIVPDEIKGRQIHHSFPMTLFQPHSAHLNHHTLKLLKNWTWQFVVIRPVCSILMVVLQMLGVYPSWVSWTFTIILNISVSLALYSLVVFYHVFAKELAPHKPLAKFLCVKGIVFFVFWQGILLSILVSLGIIKSHYFWLEVERLQEAMQNELVIVEMVFFAILMRHAYSAAPYRAEAVTTTSGDATSGDKKNE; encoded by the exons ATGGAATTGGATCTGGATCGTGGGCAAGTCACACTGATAGTATCCAGTATATGTCTTATGCTGACTTTGCATTTCAGCATACAGCTAGTGACAGAACATTTTACGTCATGGAAGAAGCCTAAAGAGCAAAAGGCCATAATTATTATCGTCCTCATGGCACCCTTGTATGCTATTGTCTCCTTCATTGGGTTGGTCGATTTCATGGGAAGCAAACCCTTTTTCACTTTCTTGGAATCTGTCAAAGAATGTTATGAAGCAATT GTGATGGCTAAGTTTCTGGGGTTGATGTACACTTACTTGAATATATCCATAAGCAAAAACATAGTCCCTGATGAAATTAAGGGAAGACAGATTCACCACTCATTCCCAATGACACTCTTCCAG CCTCACAGTGCTCATTTGAACCATCATACATTGAAGCTTCTCAAGAACTGGACATGGCAGTTTGTTGTGATTCGCCCTGTATGCTCCATCTTGATGGTTGTTTTACAAATGCTTGGAGTGTACCCTAGTTGGGTTAGCTGGACCTTTACCATCATTTTGAACATATCCGTTTCACTGGCGTTGTACTCTCTTGTGGTTTTCTACCACGTGTTTGCGAAGGAGTTGGCGCCTCACAAGCCTCTAGCCAAGTTCCTGTGTGTCAAAGGAATTGTCTTTTTCGTTTTCTGGCAG GGTATTCTGCTTAGTATTCTGGTATCACTAGGCATAATAAAATCTCACTATTTCTGGCTTGAGGTGGAGCGCCTTCAGGAAGCTATGCAGAATGAACTAGTGATCGTGGAGATGGTTTTCTTCGCTATCCTTATGCGTCATGCATACAGTGCAGCGCCATATCGTGCAGAAGCTGTTACAACTACTTCAGGAGATGCTACTTCAGGAGATAAAAAGAATGAGTGA
- the LOC125877144 gene encoding uncharacterized protein LOC125877144 isoform X2: MAVLCCATSAYPTLSLRVTSAKVPVCSSSRITVPQLHHSDSPFVPEVNKAVDSLSKEFREVDNLVARNTARVLRAFQRVKVGSHHFGGSTGYGHEEAGGREALDQAFAEIVGAESAIVRSQFFSGTHAITCALFAFLRPGDELLAIAGAPYDTLEEVIGKRDSGGLGSLKDFGVEYREVPLAEDGGLDWDALKTSIRPHTKCALIQRSCGYSWRRSLSVTEIGRAINIIKMQNPGCMIMVDNCYGEFVDDIEPPMVGADLIAGSLIKNPGGTIAPCGGYVAGRKRWVEAAASRLSAPGLGIDCGSTPGDIMRTLFQGLFLSPQMVGEAIKGSFLIAEVMAAKGYKVQPLCRIKRHDTVQAVQLGNRERLLSFCEAVQRSSPVSSFIRPVAGATAGYASEVIFADGTFIDGSTSELSCDGPLREPFSVFCQGGTHWTQWGLVLGEVLKSL; the protein is encoded by the exons ATGGCGGTCTTATGCTGCGCCACCTCTGCTTATCCTACGCTTTCTCTGAGAGTAACTTCtgctaaagttccagtgtgttCGAGCTCTCGAATTACAGTTCCTCAGCTGCATCATTCCGATTCCCCGTTTGTTCCCGAG GTTAACAAGGCTGTTGATTCTTTGTCAAAAGAGTTCAGAGAAGTTGACAATTTAGTGGCACGCAATACTGCGCGAGTTTTGAGAGCTTTCCAAAGGGTCAAGGTTGGGTCTCAT CACTTTGGTGGTAGCACTGGCTATGGTCATGAAGAAGCTGGTGGGCGTGAAGCCTTGGACCAGGCTTTTGCAGAAATTGTTGGGGCTGAGTCTGCAATTGTTCGATCACAG TTCTTTTCAGGTACTCATGCAATCACTTGTGCCTTATTTGCTTTCTTAAGACCAGGGGATGAG CTGTTAGCGATAGCTGGTGCACCTTATGATACGCTGGAGGAAGTAATTGGAAAAAGGGACTCTGGTGGATTGGGTTCCTTGAAAGACTTTGGAGTAGAATACCGGGAAGTCCCA CTTGCAGAGGATGGCGGGCTTGATTGGGATGCACTTAAAACCTCTATAAGACCTCACACTAAGTGTGCACTCATACAGAGATCATGTGGTTATTCCTGGCGTCGCAGTTTGAGTGTAACTGAGATAGGTCGGGCAATCAATATAATCAAG ATGCAGAACCCAGGCTGCATGATCATGGTAGATAACTGCTATGGTGAATTTGTTGACGACATTGAACCTCCTATGGTG GGTGCTGACCTAATTGCGGGAAGTTTAATAAAAAATCCGGGTGGAACGATTGCACCATGTGGTGGATATGTTGCGGGAAGGAAAAGATGGGTAGAAGCAGCAGCTTCCCGTCTCTCTGCCCCAGGACTTGGAATTGATTGCGGTTCTACCCCTGGTGATATAATGAGAACTTTATTTCAGGGTTTATTCCTCTCGCCTCAAATGGTTGGTGAAGCAATAAAG GGAAGCTTCCTGATAGCTGAAGTCATGGCAGCTAAAGGATATAAAGTGCAGCCACTTTGCCGGATCAAGCGTCATGACACAGTGCAG GCTGTACAACTTGGAAACCGTGAGCGTCTACTTTCCTTTTGCGAGGCTGTTCAGAGAAGTTCTCCTGTTAGCTCTTTTATCAGGCCTGTTGCAGGTGCAACTGCTGGCTATGCATCCGAG GTCATTTTTGCTGATGGAACCTTCATTGATGGAAGTACTAGCGAGCTCTCATGTGATGGACCGCTAAGAGAGCCTTTCTCTGTTTTCTGTCAG GGTGGCACTCATTGGACGCAGTGGGGACTAGTTCTGGGGGAGGTTTTGAAATCTCTATGA
- the LOC125877144 gene encoding uncharacterized protein LOC125877144 isoform X1, producing the protein MAVLCCATSAYPTHTLRVTSAKVSVCSSSRVSVPQLHHSDSPFVPEVNKAVDSLSKEFREVDNLVARNTARVLRAFQRVKVGSHHFGGSTGYGHEEAGGREALDQAFAEIVGAESAIVRSQFFSGTHAITCALFAFLRPGDELLAIAGAPYDTLEEVIGKRDSGGLGSLKDFGVEYREVPLAEDGGLDWDALKTSIRPHTKCALIQRSCGYSWRRSLSVTEIGRAINIIKMQNPGCMIMVDNCYGEFVDDIEPPMVGADLIAGSLIKNPGGTIAPCGGYVAGRKRWVEAAASRLSAPGLGIDCGSTPGDIMRTLFQGLFLSPQMVGEAIKGSFLIAEVMAAKGYKVQPLCRIKRHDTVQAVQLGNRERLLSFCEAVQRSSPVSSFIRPVAGATAGYASEVIFADGTFIDGSTSELSCDGPLREPFSVFCQGGTHWTQWGLVLGEVLKSL; encoded by the exons ATGGCGGTCTTATGCTGCGCCACCTCTGCTTATCCTACGCATACTCTGAGAGTAACTTCCGCTAAAGTTTCAGTGTGTTCGAGCTCTCGAGTTTCAGTTCCTCAGCTGCATCATTCCGATTCCCCGTTTGTTCCCGAG GTTAACAAGGCTGTTGATTCTTTGTCAAAAGAGTTCAGAGAAGTTGACAATTTAGTGGCACGCAATACTGCGCGAGTTTTGAGAGCTTTCCAAAGGGTCAAGGTTGGGTCTCAT CACTTTGGTGGTAGCACTGGCTATGGTCATGAAGAAGCTGGTGGGCGTGAAGCCTTGGACCAGGCTTTTGCAGAAATTGTTGGGGCTGAGTCTGCAATTGTTCGATCACAG TTCTTTTCAGGTACTCATGCAATCACTTGTGCCTTATTTGCTTTCTTAAGACCAGGGGATGAG CTGTTAGCGATAGCTGGTGCACCTTATGATACGCTGGAGGAAGTAATTGGAAAAAGGGACTCTGGTGGATTGGGTTCCTTGAAAGACTTTGGAGTAGAATACCGGGAAGTCCCA CTTGCAGAGGATGGCGGGCTTGATTGGGATGCACTTAAAACCTCTATAAGACCTCACACTAAGTGTGCACTCATACAGAGATCATGTGGTTATTCCTGGCGTCGCAGTTTGAGTGTAACTGAGATAGGTCGGGCAATCAATATAATCAAG ATGCAGAACCCAGGCTGCATGATCATGGTAGATAACTGCTATGGTGAATTTGTTGACGACATTGAACCTCCTATGGTG GGTGCTGACCTAATTGCGGGAAGTTTAATAAAAAATCCGGGTGGAACGATTGCACCATGTGGTGGATATGTTGCGGGAAGGAAAAGATGGGTAGAAGCAGCAGCTTCCCGTCTCTCTGCCCCAGGACTTGGAATTGATTGCGGTTCTACCCCTGGTGATATAATGAGAACTTTATTTCAGGGTTTATTCCTCTCGCCTCAAATGGTTGGTGAAGCAATAAAG GGAAGCTTCCTGATAGCTGAAGTCATGGCAGCTAAAGGATATAAAGTGCAGCCACTTTGCCGGATCAAGCGTCATGACACAGTGCAG GCTGTACAACTTGGAAACCGTGAGCGTCTACTTTCCTTTTGCGAGGCTGTTCAGAGAAGTTCTCCTGTTAGCTCTTTTATCAGGCCTGTTGCAGGTGCAACTGCTGGCTATGCATCCGAG GTCATTTTTGCTGATGGAACCTTCATTGATGGAAGTACTAGCGAGCTCTCATGTGATGGACCGCTAAGAGAGCCTTTCTCTGTTTTCTGTCAG GGTGGCACTCATTGGACGCAGTGGGGACTAGTTCTGGGGGAGGTTTTGAAATCTCTATGA
- the LOC125875872 gene encoding lysine-specific histone demethylase 1 homolog 2 produces the protein SKRPVRKRIASRNYDENLMDNFIDEQLGGPVRKKIRTKKDLEKETEKEALIALSLGFPIDDLLEEEIKAGVVSELDGKEQNDYIVVRNHILAKWRENVHIWLNKGRIRETVSVEYEHLVAIAYDFLLSNGYINFGVSPSFVTNLPEEPSEGSVIIVGAGLAGLAAARQLMSFGFKVSILEGRHRPGGRVYTEKMGWKGKFAAVDLGGSVITGIHANPLGVLARQLSIPLHKVRDKCPLYKPDGAPVDAVVDSTIELIFNKLLDKVTELRKIVSGLATDVSLGSVLETLRRLYCVAKTKEEKQLLHWHFANLEYANAGCLSELSAAYWDQDDPYEMGGDHCFLAGGNRGMIRALCKGVPIFYGKTVQTIKYGNEGVEVVAGDQLFQADMVLCTVPLGVLKRRSIRFEPELPEKKLEAIDRLGFGLLNKVAMVFPHIFWGEDLDTFGCLNHHSHRRGEYFLFYSYHTVSGGPVLIALVAGDAAQLFESTEPSTLINRVINILKGIYEPKGISVPDPIQSICTKWGSDPFSFGSYSHIRVQSSGSDYDILAENLGDRLFFAGEATIRQHPATMHGAYLSGLREASHISQTMKARQNNPRRTVSKNVGPSNDVLEELFIKPDLAFGKFLFVFDPLTCDSKSLGLMRVTFGRSNDEFNTVEADNMPQHLLNPSLQLYTVVSREQAHELQLVKEGNNCKLSELLKGLGLKLVGANGLGVQGHSLATKIVNARKGRRRSRSCSAKQKAGNSSSQLP, from the exons TCAAAGAGACCTGTGAGAAAGAGGATAGCTTCTAGGAATTATGATGAGAATTTGATGGATAATTTCATAGATGAGCAGTTGGGTGGTCCGGTGAGGAAGAAGATTAGAACGAAGAAAGATTTGGAGAAAGAAACTGAAAAAGAGGCCTTGATTGCTCTTTCTTTGGGCTTCCCAATTGATGACCttcttgaagaagaaataaaggCTGGAGTTGTAAGTGAACTGGATGGGAAAGAGCAAAACGATTACATCGTTGTGAGAAACCATATTCTTGCAAAATGGAGGGAGAATGTGCATATTTGGCTGAACAAAGGAAGGATAAGGGAAACTGTAAGTGTTGAGTATGAACATTTGGTAGCCATAGcatatgattttcttttgagTAACGGGTATATAAATTTCGGGGTTTCACCGTCATTTGTAACTAATCTTCCTGAGGAACCTAGTGAAGGGTCTGTAATTATTGTTGGTGCTGGACTCGCTGGTTTGGCTGCAGCAAGGCAACTGATGTCGTTTGGATTCAAGGTAAGTATCCTTGAAGGTAGGCACCGACCTGGAGGGAGAGTTTATACTGAGAAAATGGGATGGAAGGGAAAGTTTGCTGCTGTGGATCTTGGTGGCAGTGTTATAACTGGTATCCATGCGAATCCTTTGGGAGTTTTGGCTAGACAACTTTCCATTCCGCTTCACAAGGTTAGAGATAAGTGTCCTTTATACAAGCCTGATGGTGCTCCTGTTGATGCAGTAGTTGATTCcacaattgaactcattttCAATAAGCTACTAGACAAAGTTACTGAGCTAAGAAAAATTGTAAGTGGATTGGCTACTGATGTCTCGTTAGGCTCCGTTTTGGAGACACTTAGACGATTATATTGTGTGGCTAAAACTAAAGAGGAGAAGCAACTTCTGCATTGGCATTTTGCAAACTTGGAATATGCAAATGCTGGATGCCTCTCGGAACTCTCTGCTGCCTATTGGGATCAGGACGATCCTTATGAAATGGGTGGTGATCATTGTTTTCTTGCTGGTGGAAATCGGGGTATGATCAGAGCACTGTGCAAAGGAGTTCCTATATTCTATGGAAAGACTGTTCAGACAATAAAGTATGGAAATGAAGGAGTTGAGGTCGTTGCTGGGGACCAACTTTTTCAGGCAGACATGGTCCTATGTACTGTTCCTCTTGGGGTACTAAAAAGAAGATCAATTAGATTTGAACCAGAGTTACCTGAGAAGAAGCTTGAAGCTATTGATAGGCTAGGATTTGGGTTGCTGAATAAGGTTGCCATGGTATTCCCTCATATTTTTTGGGGCGAAGACTTGGATACCTTCGGTTGCCTCAACCATCATAGCCACAGACGAGGAGAGTACTTCTTATTTTACAGTTACCATACTGTTTCTGGGGGTCCGGTACTTATTGCACTTGTTGCTGGTGATGCTGCTCAACTTTTCGAAAGCACAGAGCCATCCACTTTAATTAATCGAGTGATTAACATTCTCAAAG GCATCTATGAGCCAAAGGGAATAAGTGTGCCTGATCCTATACAATCCATATGCACAAAATGGGGAAGTGACCCCTTTTCGTTTGGCTCATATTCACATATTCGTGTTCAGTCATCTGGCAGTGATTATGACATACTTGCAGAAAATCTTGGAGATCGGTTGTTTTTTGCTGGAGAGGCTACGATTCGACAACATCCAGCCACCATGCATGGAGCCTATTTGAGTGGTTTAAGAGAAGCTTCTCACATTTCCCAAACCATGAAAGCGAGGCAAAATAATCCAAGGAGAACTGTATCAAAGAATGTTGGACCAAGCAATGATGTCTTGGAAGAGTTGTTCATAAAGCCAGATCTAGCATTCGGGAAGTTCTTATTTGTATTTGATCCCCTCACTTGTGATTCTAAATCTTTAGGACTCATGAGAGTTACTTTTGGAAGATCCAACGATGAATTTAATACAGTGGAGGCAGATAATATGCCTCAACATTTATTAAATCCATCACTGCAGCTTTATACAGTTGTGTCTCGTGAGCAAGCACATGAGCTGCAGTTGGTGAAGGAGGGAAACAATTGCAAATTGTCAGAGTTGCTTAAAGGTCTTGGGTTAAAGTTAGTGGGAGCGAATGGACTAGGAGTTCAAGGCCATTCTTTGGCTACTAAAATTGTTAATGCGCGAAAAGGTAGAAGAAGGAGTCGAAGCTGTTCTGCCAAGCAGAAGGCAGGCAACAGTAGTAGTCAGTTACCTTGA